One part of the Streptomyces lydicus genome encodes these proteins:
- a CDS encoding lytic polysaccharide monooxygenase auxiliary activity family 9 protein encodes MNRKRRLAVALGAGIAPLLVVTMPAGPASAHGYVSSPPSRQAQCAAGTVPCGEIKWEPQSVEGPKGLTSCSGGNSRFAELDDDAKGWKVTPIGHSQAFNWRLTARHRTSTWQYFIGGRKIAEFNDNGAQPPETVTHTVNFGSITGKQKILAVWNIADTANAFYACIDVNIGG; translated from the coding sequence ATGAACAGGAAGAGAAGACTGGCCGTCGCCCTCGGGGCGGGCATCGCCCCGCTCCTCGTCGTCACCATGCCGGCCGGCCCGGCCAGTGCGCACGGCTATGTGTCCTCCCCGCCCAGTCGGCAGGCCCAGTGCGCGGCCGGAACCGTCCCGTGCGGTGAGATCAAGTGGGAGCCGCAGAGCGTCGAAGGCCCCAAGGGGCTGACCAGTTGCAGCGGCGGCAACAGCCGGTTCGCCGAACTCGACGATGACGCCAAGGGCTGGAAGGTCACCCCGATCGGCCACTCCCAGGCGTTCAACTGGCGGCTGACCGCCCGTCACCGCACCAGCACCTGGCAGTACTTCATCGGCGGCAGGAAGATCGCCGAGTTCAACGACAACGGGGCACAGCCCCCGGAGACGGTGACGCACACCGTCAACTTCGGCAGTATCACCGGCAAGCAGAAGATCCTCGCGGTCTGGAACATCGCCGACACCGCGAACGCCTTCTACGCCTGCATCGACGTCAACATCGGCGGCTGA
- a CDS encoding flavin monoamine oxidase family protein has product MSDNRNGIRGEHSGVQRADDKTYQQLARELLLVGPEPANEDLKMRYLDVLIDNGLEPPVDRKRILIVGAGIAGLVAGHLLTRAGHDVTILEANANRVGGRIKTFHAKKGEPAPFTDPAQYAEAGAMRLPSFHPLTLALIDKLGLKRRLFFNVDIDPKTGNQGAALPPVVYKSFKDGKTWTYGKPSPEFREPDKRNHTWIRTNRTQVRRGQYATDPSAINEGFHLTGCESRLTVSDMVNQALEPVRDYYSVLQSDGKRVNKPFKEWLDGWAGVIRDFDGFSMGRFLREYAGFSDEAVEAIGTIENMTSRLHLAFFHSFLGRSDIDPAATYWEIEGGSRQLPEALAKDLGDQIVMGQRMVRLEYYDPGRDGHHGGLAGPSGPAVAIETVPENEPSAETQTWTGDLAIVTVPFSSLRFVAVTPPFSYKKRRAVIETHYDQATKVLLEFSRRWWEFTEEDWKRELDAIAPGLYEYYQRWGEDDAEAALAVPESVRNLPTGLLGAHPSVDEQLIDDEQVEYLRNSALRAGVRPASHVYGGGSTTDNPNRFMYYPSHAVPGSKGGVVLAAYSWSDDAARWDSFDDAERYGYALENLQSVHGRRIEVFYTGAGQTQSWLRDPYACGEAAVYTPHQMTSFHLDVVRPEGPVYFAGEHVSLKHAWIEGAVETAVRAAIAVNEAPVPYDTAAARAEAPRERRAGAATHRTREKAVTS; this is encoded by the coding sequence ATGAGCGACAACCGGAACGGCATCCGCGGTGAGCACAGCGGCGTCCAGCGCGCCGACGACAAGACGTATCAGCAACTCGCCCGTGAACTGCTGCTGGTCGGCCCCGAGCCGGCCAACGAAGACCTCAAAATGCGGTACCTCGACGTCCTGATCGACAACGGGCTGGAGCCCCCGGTCGACCGCAAGCGCATCCTGATCGTCGGCGCGGGCATCGCCGGCCTGGTCGCCGGTCATCTGCTGACCCGCGCCGGGCACGACGTGACGATCCTGGAGGCCAACGCCAACCGCGTCGGCGGCCGGATCAAGACCTTCCACGCCAAGAAGGGCGAGCCGGCGCCGTTCACCGACCCCGCGCAGTACGCGGAGGCCGGGGCGATGCGGCTGCCCAGCTTCCATCCGCTGACGCTGGCGCTGATCGACAAACTCGGCCTGAAGCGGCGGCTGTTCTTCAACGTCGACATCGACCCGAAGACCGGCAACCAGGGCGCCGCCTTACCGCCGGTGGTCTACAAGTCGTTCAAGGACGGCAAGACCTGGACGTACGGCAAGCCCAGCCCCGAGTTCCGCGAGCCGGACAAGCGCAACCACACCTGGATCCGCACCAACCGGACGCAGGTGCGGCGCGGGCAGTACGCCACGGACCCGTCGGCGATCAACGAGGGCTTCCACCTCACCGGCTGCGAATCGCGGCTGACCGTCTCCGACATGGTCAACCAGGCGCTGGAGCCGGTCCGCGACTACTACTCCGTCCTGCAGAGCGACGGCAAGCGCGTCAACAAGCCCTTCAAGGAGTGGCTGGACGGCTGGGCCGGGGTCATCAGGGACTTCGACGGCTTCTCGATGGGCCGCTTCCTGCGCGAGTACGCCGGGTTCAGCGACGAGGCCGTCGAGGCGATCGGAACGATCGAGAACATGACGTCGCGACTGCACCTGGCGTTCTTCCACAGCTTCCTGGGCCGCAGCGACATCGACCCGGCGGCCACCTACTGGGAGATCGAGGGCGGCAGCCGGCAGCTTCCGGAGGCCCTCGCCAAGGACCTGGGGGACCAGATCGTGATGGGCCAGCGGATGGTGCGGCTGGAGTACTACGACCCGGGCCGCGACGGCCACCACGGCGGTCTCGCCGGACCGAGCGGCCCGGCCGTCGCCATCGAGACGGTGCCCGAGAACGAGCCGTCCGCCGAGACCCAGACCTGGACCGGTGACCTGGCGATCGTCACCGTCCCGTTCTCCAGCCTGCGCTTCGTGGCGGTGACGCCGCCGTTCTCGTACAAGAAGCGCCGCGCGGTCATCGAGACGCACTACGACCAGGCCACCAAGGTGCTCCTGGAGTTCTCGCGCCGCTGGTGGGAGTTCACCGAGGAGGACTGGAAGCGGGAACTGGACGCCATCGCGCCCGGCCTGTACGAGTACTACCAGCGCTGGGGTGAGGACGACGCCGAGGCGGCGCTGGCCGTGCCCGAGAGCGTGCGGAACCTGCCCACCGGGCTGCTCGGCGCGCATCCGAGCGTGGACGAGCAGCTCATCGACGACGAGCAGGTGGAGTACCTCCGCAACTCCGCGCTGCGCGCCGGCGTGCGGCCGGCCAGCCACGTCTACGGCGGCGGTTCCACCACCGACAACCCCAACCGCTTCATGTACTACCCCTCCCACGCGGTGCCCGGCAGCAAGGGCGGCGTGGTGCTGGCCGCCTACTCGTGGTCGGACGACGCGGCGCGCTGGGACTCGTTCGACGACGCCGAGCGCTACGGCTACGCCCTGGAGAACCTCCAGTCGGTGCACGGCCGGCGCATCGAGGTCTTCTACACCGGTGCCGGCCAGACCCAGAGCTGGCTGCGCGACCCGTACGCCTGCGGTGAGGCGGCCGTCTACACCCCGCACCAGATGACCAGCTTCCACCTCGATGTGGTGCGGCCCGAGGGGCCGGTGTACTTCGCCGGTGAGCACGTGTCGCTCAAGCACGCGTGGATCGAGGGCGCGGTGGAGACGGCCGTCCGCGCCGCCATCGCCGTCAACGAGGCTCCCGTTCCGTACGACACCGCGGCCGCGCGGGCCGAGGCGCCCCGCGAGCGGCGGGCCGGTGCGGCGACGCACCGCACGCGCGAGAAGGCGGTGACGTCATGA
- a CDS encoding acyl-CoA dehydrogenase family protein translates to MADQLLFNPRSYDPAHFDPETRRLLRATVDWFEDRGKRRLIEDYRSRAWLADFLAFAAKEGLFATFLTPASAADGHQDKRWDTARIAALNEIFGFYGLDYWYAWQVTILGLGPVWQSDNETARARAAELLDQGEVFAFGLSEKAHGADIYSTDMLLEPDGDGGFRATGSKYYIGNGNAAGLVSVFGRRTDVEGPDGYVFFAADSRHEAYQVVKNVVDSSKYVSEFRLEDYPVGPDDILHTGRAAFDAALNTVNVGKFNLCTGAIGICEHAMYEAVTHAQNRILYGRPVTAFPHVRRELTDAYVRLIGMKLFSDRAVDYFRSAGPDDRRYLLFNPMTKMKVTTEGEKVIDLMWDVIAAKGFEKDTYFAQAATEIRGLPKLEGTVHVNLALILKFMGNHLLNPAEYAPVPTRRDAADDAFLFRQGPARGLGAIRFHDWRAAYDAFAHLPNVARLREQADALCEFVTTAAPDEEQSRDLDLLLAVGQLFALVVHGQLILEQAGLTSLDEDVLDELCAVLVRDFSAHAVELHGKDSATADQQRWALSAVRRPVVDTDRSARVWQRVEALAGAYEMAP, encoded by the coding sequence ATGGCCGACCAGCTTCTGTTCAACCCGCGCAGCTACGACCCGGCGCACTTCGACCCGGAGACCCGCAGGCTGCTGCGGGCCACCGTCGACTGGTTCGAGGACCGCGGCAAGCGCAGGCTGATCGAGGACTACCGCTCCCGCGCCTGGCTGGCGGACTTCCTCGCCTTTGCCGCCAAGGAAGGGCTGTTCGCCACCTTCCTCACCCCCGCCTCCGCCGCCGACGGCCACCAGGACAAGCGCTGGGACACCGCCCGGATCGCCGCCCTCAACGAGATCTTCGGCTTCTACGGCCTCGACTACTGGTACGCCTGGCAGGTCACCATCCTCGGCCTCGGCCCGGTCTGGCAGAGCGACAACGAGACCGCCCGCGCCCGGGCGGCCGAACTCCTCGACCAGGGCGAGGTGTTCGCCTTCGGCCTGTCCGAGAAGGCGCACGGCGCCGACATCTACTCCACCGACATGCTGCTCGAACCCGACGGCGACGGCGGCTTCCGCGCCACCGGGTCCAAGTACTACATCGGCAACGGCAACGCCGCCGGGCTCGTCTCCGTCTTCGGCCGCCGCACCGACGTCGAGGGCCCCGACGGCTACGTCTTCTTCGCCGCCGACAGCCGCCACGAGGCGTACCAGGTGGTGAAGAACGTCGTCGACTCCTCCAAGTACGTCAGCGAATTCCGCCTGGAGGACTACCCGGTCGGCCCCGACGACATCCTGCACACCGGCCGCGCCGCCTTCGACGCCGCCCTCAACACCGTCAACGTCGGCAAGTTCAACCTCTGCACCGGCGCCATCGGCATCTGCGAGCACGCGATGTACGAGGCCGTCACCCACGCCCAGAACCGCATCCTCTACGGCCGGCCGGTCACCGCCTTCCCGCACGTGCGCCGCGAACTGACCGACGCCTACGTCCGCCTCATCGGCATGAAACTGTTCAGCGACCGCGCCGTCGACTACTTCCGTTCCGCCGGCCCCGACGACCGCCGCTACCTGCTCTTCAACCCCATGACGAAGATGAAGGTGACCACCGAGGGCGAGAAGGTCATCGACCTGATGTGGGACGTCATCGCGGCCAAGGGCTTCGAGAAGGACACCTACTTCGCGCAGGCCGCCACCGAGATCCGGGGGCTGCCCAAGCTGGAGGGCACCGTCCACGTCAACCTCGCGCTGATCCTCAAGTTCATGGGCAACCACCTGCTGAACCCGGCCGAGTACGCGCCGGTGCCGACCCGCCGCGACGCGGCCGACGACGCCTTCCTCTTCCGCCAGGGACCGGCCCGCGGCCTGGGCGCCATCCGCTTCCACGACTGGCGCGCCGCCTACGACGCCTTCGCCCACCTCCCCAACGTGGCCCGCCTCCGCGAACAGGCCGACGCGCTCTGCGAGTTCGTCACCACCGCCGCCCCCGACGAGGAGCAGAGCCGCGACCTCGACCTGCTGCTCGCGGTCGGCCAGTTGTTCGCGCTGGTCGTCCACGGCCAGCTGATCCTGGAGCAGGCCGGCCTGACCTCGCTGGACGAGGACGTGCTCGACGAGCTCTGCGCGGTCCTCGTCCGCGACTTCTCCGCGCACGCCGTCGAACTGCACGGCAAGGACTCCGCCACCGCGGACCAGCAGCGCTGGGCGCTGTCCGCGGTCCGCCGCCCGGTCGTCGACACGGACCGTTCGGCCCGTGTCTGGCAGCGCGTCGAGGCGCTCGCCGGCGCGTACGAGATGGCGCCGTAA
- a CDS encoding Dyp-type peroxidase, whose protein sequence is MTTISARPMAAPDIEQLPEPPLRRSREIQGNILAAFNKDYMAFRYLRFPDDQGAGGRGWLSVMLNTVAVTATVEDFNEEFSLSRRAYGEDPSVTATWVGVSLTYEGLLRVAREPDRIKQDLTAFTSFTQGAAARAADLGDHGPDAPANWLFGSDGTGVHAVLIVASDTEEALNEKLRNLAAADSAHGVTVVHQDDGRTLTGELRGHEHFGYKDGISQPGVKDFHRADRDEPGSREHRPGSVLVEPGEFVFGHKSESGSAPEAPTWMDNGSLQVVRRLRQDVAGWNKAVVREAGNFRPAGISPDLLGACLVGRKKDGTPLAQGENPVTGVGPDGNDFTYENDGPGKQTPCAAHIRRSHPRHFTPTQQHRLMRRGIPYGPAYTAGDDRTDRGLMFVCYGTSLERQFEFVQRAWCNNPDFVPGDAGAPNGIDKVIGTLREGGSGSPDAHIVLADGHEGTVTMDRFVRTTGAVYAFTPSTTTLRRLAANESLHEEG, encoded by the coding sequence GTGACCACCATCTCAGCGCGCCCCATGGCCGCACCGGACATAGAGCAACTTCCGGAACCGCCCCTGCGCAGATCGAGGGAGATCCAGGGAAACATCCTGGCCGCGTTCAACAAGGACTACATGGCGTTCCGCTACCTGCGCTTCCCCGACGACCAGGGCGCGGGCGGCCGCGGCTGGCTCTCGGTCATGCTGAACACGGTGGCGGTGACCGCGACGGTCGAGGACTTCAACGAGGAGTTCTCGCTGTCCCGCCGGGCCTACGGGGAGGATCCGTCAGTGACCGCCACCTGGGTCGGGGTGTCCCTGACGTACGAGGGCCTGCTGCGGGTCGCGCGGGAGCCCGACCGGATCAAGCAGGACCTGACCGCCTTCACCTCGTTCACGCAGGGCGCCGCCGCGCGGGCTGCGGACCTCGGTGACCACGGGCCGGACGCGCCGGCGAACTGGCTGTTCGGCTCGGACGGTACCGGGGTGCACGCCGTGCTGATCGTCGCCTCGGACACCGAGGAGGCGCTGAACGAGAAGCTCAGGAACCTCGCGGCTGCCGATTCGGCGCACGGTGTGACGGTGGTCCACCAGGACGACGGACGCACCCTGACCGGGGAGCTGCGCGGGCACGAGCACTTCGGCTACAAGGACGGGATCTCCCAGCCGGGCGTCAAGGACTTCCACCGCGCGGACCGCGACGAGCCCGGGTCCCGGGAGCACCGGCCGGGGTCGGTACTCGTCGAGCCGGGCGAGTTCGTCTTCGGTCACAAGAGCGAGAGCGGCAGCGCGCCCGAGGCTCCGACATGGATGGACAACGGCTCGCTCCAGGTGGTACGCCGGCTGCGGCAGGACGTCGCCGGCTGGAACAAGGCCGTGGTGCGCGAGGCCGGCAATTTCCGGCCGGCGGGCATCTCCCCCGATCTGCTGGGCGCGTGCCTGGTGGGCCGCAAGAAGGACGGTACGCCCCTCGCGCAGGGCGAGAACCCGGTGACCGGGGTGGGGCCGGACGGCAACGACTTCACCTACGAGAACGACGGGCCGGGGAAGCAGACGCCGTGCGCCGCGCACATCCGCAGGTCGCATCCGCGCCACTTCACTCCGACCCAGCAGCACCGCCTCATGCGCCGGGGCATTCCGTACGGTCCCGCGTACACGGCGGGTGACGACCGGACGGACCGCGGCCTGATGTTCGTCTGCTACGGCACCTCGCTGGAGCGGCAGTTCGAGTTCGTCCAGCGGGCCTGGTGCAACAACCCCGATTTCGTGCCCGGTGACGCCGGCGCACCCAACGGCATCGACAAGGTGATCGGCACCCTCCGGGAGGGCGGTTCCGGCAGTCCGGACGCCCACATCGTGCTGGCCGACGGCCACGAAGGCACGGTGACGATGGACCGGTTCGTGCGGACGACCGGTGCGGTGTACGCGTTCACCCCGTCCACCACCACTCTGCGGCGGCTCGCCGCGAACGAGTCCCTGCACGAGGAGGGCTGA
- a CDS encoding winged helix-turn-helix transcriptional regulator, giving the protein MTTTCRTGSHDQHDVYAALCPGREVFDLLANKWTALAIGAMEEGPQRFGALQRRLQGVSPKVLTQTLRRLEAGGFVDRTVIPAVPLHVEYALTDLGRSVARPLAAVRHWVESHLDEIGSPAAAG; this is encoded by the coding sequence GTGACCACCACCTGCCGCACGGGAAGCCATGACCAGCACGACGTCTACGCCGCCCTGTGCCCTGGGCGCGAGGTGTTCGACCTGCTGGCCAACAAGTGGACCGCGCTCGCGATCGGCGCCATGGAAGAGGGACCGCAGCGTTTCGGGGCCCTGCAGCGCCGGCTCCAGGGCGTCAGCCCGAAGGTGCTGACGCAGACCCTGCGGCGCCTGGAGGCGGGCGGCTTCGTGGACCGGACGGTCATCCCCGCCGTGCCGCTGCACGTCGAGTACGCCCTGACCGATCTCGGCCGCAGCGTCGCACGACCGCTCGCGGCCGTGCGGCACTGGGTGGAGTCGCATCTCGACGAGATCGGCAGCCCCGCCGCGGCCGGCTGA
- a CDS encoding alpha-keto acid decarboxylase family protein, which yields MTGNETCTVAEYLALRLEQLGITHLFGVPGDHLGPFLSTLHEKTGVRWVGTPTEGGAGQAADGYARVKAADAQVSLGEQGIGAVAVTYSVGAFNLLNAIGGGFAEYVPLIAINAAPSYEQWLNQQAIGLLTSHMSQRPTSNLDVYRQVTVDAQAISHPGLAPTQIDSAITACLTHRRPVYLEVMEDVWGARCPAPSGRLTRRERPVTAQNRRMLDRAVTACSELVRHYRNPILWAGEEIDRFRLSDEFERLVRDTGIPFCTTVGAKSVVSEYTPGFSGVYNGKASHEDVAKVFNNAGCRIGLGSWATSKNLGGVQSIGDDWAVAAHEGVHVGASYFPDVQLADFIPALRERLIADFGTGTFEADYFALAHEEGLDVPESTDAFLAARSGGPYPENVTYDSFFRHVNDFLVSGEGEGRRTSPYTVVCDAAFALIASMNLRMAERASYVAQNSWLSIGYSVGAATGVALARQGAGKRPMVFVGDGSFQETCQEMSTQVRQGLRPVVFVLDNEGFYGIEQMLVNPCYYREGAPSSDGADFYNELHPWQYEKLAEVFGTAKQPMNGLAVGTHDELAALLGRIADPSDAINDGPVVVRVRFDRHDYPEALKYKIAEKCPPPGGAPSEGDRR from the coding sequence ATGACCGGCAACGAGACCTGCACCGTGGCCGAGTACCTGGCCCTGAGGCTGGAACAGCTCGGCATCACCCATCTGTTCGGCGTGCCCGGCGACCACCTGGGCCCGTTCCTGTCGACCCTGCACGAGAAGACCGGCGTCCGCTGGGTGGGCACGCCCACCGAGGGCGGCGCGGGCCAGGCCGCGGACGGGTACGCGCGGGTGAAGGCCGCCGACGCGCAGGTGTCCCTCGGCGAGCAGGGCATCGGCGCGGTCGCGGTGACGTACAGCGTGGGCGCGTTCAACCTGCTCAACGCGATCGGCGGCGGCTTCGCCGAGTACGTGCCGCTGATCGCGATCAACGCCGCCCCCAGCTATGAGCAGTGGCTCAACCAGCAGGCGATCGGCCTGCTCACCTCGCACATGTCCCAGCGTCCGACCAGCAACCTGGACGTCTACCGCCAGGTGACGGTGGACGCCCAGGCCATCTCCCACCCGGGCCTGGCCCCCACCCAGATCGACAGCGCGATCACCGCGTGCCTCACCCACCGTCGGCCCGTCTACCTGGAGGTCATGGAGGACGTGTGGGGGGCGCGGTGTCCCGCCCCGAGCGGCCGGCTGACGCGGCGGGAGCGGCCGGTCACCGCGCAGAACCGGCGCATGCTCGACCGGGCGGTCACCGCCTGCTCGGAACTCGTCCGGCACTACCGCAACCCGATCCTGTGGGCCGGTGAGGAGATCGACCGCTTCCGGCTGTCCGACGAGTTCGAGCGGCTGGTGCGCGACACCGGCATCCCGTTCTGCACCACCGTCGGGGCCAAGTCCGTGGTCTCCGAGTACACCCCCGGGTTCTCCGGCGTCTACAACGGCAAGGCCAGCCACGAGGACGTGGCCAAGGTCTTCAACAACGCGGGCTGCCGGATCGGGCTGGGGTCCTGGGCGACGTCGAAGAACCTCGGCGGCGTGCAGTCGATCGGGGACGACTGGGCGGTCGCCGCCCACGAAGGGGTGCACGTCGGCGCCTCGTACTTCCCCGACGTGCAGCTCGCCGACTTCATCCCGGCGCTGCGCGAGCGGCTGATCGCGGACTTCGGCACCGGCACCTTCGAGGCGGACTACTTCGCCCTCGCGCACGAGGAGGGCCTCGACGTCCCGGAGAGCACCGACGCCTTCCTGGCCGCCCGGTCCGGTGGGCCGTACCCGGAGAACGTGACGTACGACAGCTTCTTCCGGCACGTCAACGACTTCCTGGTGTCCGGGGAGGGCGAGGGCCGGCGCACCAGCCCGTACACGGTGGTGTGCGACGCCGCGTTCGCGCTGATCGCGTCGATGAACCTGCGGATGGCGGAACGCGCCTCGTACGTGGCGCAGAACAGCTGGCTGTCCATCGGCTACTCGGTCGGCGCGGCCACCGGCGTGGCGCTCGCGCGGCAGGGCGCGGGCAAGCGCCCGATGGTGTTCGTCGGCGACGGCTCCTTCCAGGAGACCTGCCAGGAGATGTCGACCCAGGTGCGGCAGGGGCTGCGCCCGGTCGTGTTCGTCCTGGACAACGAGGGCTTCTACGGCATCGAGCAGATGCTGGTGAATCCCTGCTACTACCGCGAGGGGGCGCCGTCGTCGGACGGCGCCGACTTCTACAACGAGCTGCACCCGTGGCAGTACGAGAAGCTCGCGGAGGTGTTCGGCACGGCCAAGCAGCCGATGAACGGCCTCGCCGTGGGCACCCACGACGAGCTCGCCGCCCTGCTGGGCCGGATCGCCGACCCGAGTGACGCGATCAACGACGGACCCGTCGTGGTGCGGGTGCGGTTCGACCGGCACGACTATCCCGAGGCCCTCAAGTACAAGATCGCCGAGAAGTGTCCGCCGCCCGGCGGCGCCCCGTCGGAAGGAGACCGCCGCTAG
- a CDS encoding DUF779 domain-containing protein yields MAAGDGWEAPCAGAAVPEGTSRIALTAAATELLRLLRDQHGPLMFHQSGGCCDGSAPMCYPAGEFRTGASDVLLGRLSVAGVPEPVGFWMAADQFARWRHTHLTVDVVPGRGSGFSLEAPEGVRFLIRSRLLTEEERDRLGD; encoded by the coding sequence ATGGCCGCCGGCGACGGATGGGAAGCGCCCTGCGCGGGCGCCGCCGTACCGGAGGGGACCTCGCGCATCGCGCTCACCGCGGCGGCGACCGAACTGCTGCGCCTGCTGCGCGATCAGCACGGCCCGCTGATGTTCCACCAGTCCGGCGGCTGCTGCGACGGCAGCGCCCCCATGTGCTACCCGGCCGGGGAGTTCCGCACGGGGGCGTCGGACGTGCTGCTGGGCCGGCTGAGCGTGGCGGGCGTACCGGAGCCGGTGGGGTTCTGGATGGCGGCGGACCAGTTCGCGCGCTGGCGGCACACCCATCTGACGGTGGACGTCGTGCCGGGCCGGGGCAGCGGCTTCTCGCTGGAGGCACCCGAGGGCGTGCGCTTCTTGATCCGCTCCCGGCTGCTGACCGAGGAGGAACGGGACCGGCTCGGGGACTGA
- a CDS encoding NADP-dependent oxidoreductase has protein sequence MTSPNPAAPTMRALVQDTFGGPEVLRTARVARPVPLPTEVLVRVHSAGVNPVDWKTRTGGGMAGVLGDPPFTLGWDVSGVVEEVGFGVHTLEVGDEVFGMPWFPRAASAYAEYVTAPARQFVRKPAALSHEQAAAVPLAALTAWQILVDAAEVRPGQRVLVHAAAGGVGHFAVQIARHLGAQVIGTARAGRHQWLRELGADELIDYTAVRFEEAVQGVDVVVDLVGDEVDATSTRSLDVLAPGGLLVAVPSGVAPELAARAADRGLRTSPFLVEPDGAALARIAGLLSEGALTVEVADVFPLERAAEAHRLGETGRTRGKIVLNVAG, from the coding sequence ATGACCAGCCCGAACCCTGCCGCGCCGACCATGCGCGCCCTCGTCCAGGACACCTTCGGCGGGCCCGAGGTGCTGCGCACCGCCCGGGTCGCCCGGCCGGTGCCGCTGCCGACCGAGGTGCTGGTGCGGGTGCATTCCGCCGGGGTCAACCCGGTCGACTGGAAGACCCGGACCGGGGGAGGGATGGCCGGTGTGCTCGGCGACCCGCCGTTCACCCTGGGCTGGGACGTCTCCGGAGTCGTGGAGGAGGTCGGCTTCGGCGTGCACACCCTTGAGGTGGGGGACGAGGTCTTCGGCATGCCGTGGTTCCCCCGCGCCGCGTCGGCGTACGCCGAGTACGTGACCGCGCCGGCCCGGCAGTTCGTCCGCAAGCCCGCCGCGCTGAGCCACGAGCAGGCGGCGGCGGTCCCGCTGGCCGCGCTCACCGCCTGGCAGATCCTGGTCGACGCGGCGGAGGTCCGGCCGGGGCAGCGGGTGCTGGTGCACGCCGCCGCCGGCGGCGTGGGCCACTTCGCCGTGCAGATCGCCCGGCACCTGGGGGCCCAGGTGATCGGGACGGCTCGGGCGGGCCGGCACCAGTGGCTCCGTGAGCTGGGCGCCGACGAGCTGATCGACTACACCGCCGTCCGCTTCGAGGAGGCCGTCCAGGGCGTCGACGTGGTGGTCGACCTCGTCGGGGACGAGGTGGACGCGACGAGCACCCGCTCCCTCGACGTCCTGGCCCCCGGCGGACTGCTGGTCGCCGTGCCGTCCGGGGTGGCGCCCGAGCTGGCCGCACGGGCCGCGGACCGGGGCCTGCGGACCAGCCCGTTCCTGGTCGAGCCGGACGGCGCGGCGCTCGCCCGGATCGCCGGGCTGCTCTCGGAGGGCGCCCTCACCGTGGAGGTCGCCGACGTCTTCCCCCTGGAGCGGGCCGCCGAGGCGCACCGCCTCGGGGAGACCGGGCGCACCCGCGGCAAGATCGTGCTGAACGTCGCGGGCTGA
- a CDS encoding PadR family transcriptional regulator — translation MALDHAILVSLLEQPGSGYELSRRFERSIGYFWTATHQQIYRVLKRMESDGWIQVREVSQQARPDKKEYSVAAPGRAALSQWLHEPIEPESVRHDLAVKIRGAAFDDPAALIREVERHRQAHTERLAHYLAGERRDFTGPGAPAEPDAGQQLQHVVLRGGIAYERMTLDWLDDVLATLRRLGPTR, via the coding sequence ATGGCGCTCGACCATGCGATCCTCGTCTCCCTGCTGGAGCAGCCGGGCTCCGGCTATGAGCTGTCCCGGCGGTTCGAGCGGTCCATCGGCTACTTCTGGACCGCCACCCACCAGCAGATCTACCGCGTCCTCAAACGCATGGAGAGCGACGGCTGGATCCAGGTCCGCGAGGTGTCGCAGCAGGCCAGGCCGGACAAGAAGGAGTACTCCGTCGCGGCGCCCGGCCGGGCCGCGCTCTCCCAGTGGCTCCACGAACCGATCGAACCCGAAAGCGTCCGGCACGACCTCGCCGTGAAGATCCGCGGCGCGGCCTTCGACGACCCCGCCGCGCTGATCCGCGAGGTGGAGCGGCACCGCCAGGCGCACACCGAGCGGCTCGCGCACTACCTCGCGGGGGAGCGGCGCGACTTCACCGGCCCCGGCGCCCCCGCGGAGCCCGATGCCGGACAGCAGCTCCAGCACGTCGTGCTGCGCGGCGGCATCGCGTACGAGCGGATGACCCTGGACTGGCTCGACGACGTCCTCGCCACCCTCCGTCGGCTCGGCCCCACGCGCTGA